From a single Mycolicibacterium mengxianglii genomic region:
- a CDS encoding alpha/beta hydrolase family protein — protein MGFKDDSFAFELVRNLGFIYYGGGDLGDMMATAEQITEGDFESWYANWHARGERVVTRAHDYLAAGHEVSARESFLRASTYFRMAEFYLHGNLSDPRILLDSRASQEAYAKAAELTGPTWEPVEIPYEGTTLPGYFYKVDDSDEPRPTLIFHGGYDSSIEELFYFGGAPAIRRGYNCLTFDGPGQGAPLREQKLVFRHDWENVVTPVVDYALTRKDVDGDRLALKGMSLGGYLAARAAAFEPRFKAAIFYDGVYSLYDSLRSVLSSDALDAFDAEDAPHFNDIAGKEIQNNTQLRWALEQGVFSFGSSSFYDFVVSTQKMTLDGGVAERIMCPSLVMEADGDQFFRGQPQRVFDALQSPRTFARFTAEDGAENHCQSGALAFKDEVVFNWLDDTLQGNQ, from the coding sequence ATGGGCTTCAAGGATGACTCGTTCGCGTTCGAGTTGGTGCGAAACCTCGGTTTCATCTACTACGGGGGCGGCGACCTCGGTGACATGATGGCCACCGCCGAGCAGATCACCGAGGGTGACTTCGAAAGCTGGTACGCCAACTGGCATGCCCGCGGCGAACGGGTCGTCACCCGCGCCCACGACTACCTGGCTGCTGGCCACGAGGTCAGCGCCCGGGAGAGTTTTCTGCGGGCTTCCACCTACTTCCGAATGGCGGAGTTCTACCTTCACGGAAACCTCAGCGACCCACGCATCCTGCTGGACTCCCGCGCGTCACAGGAGGCATACGCCAAGGCCGCAGAACTGACCGGACCAACGTGGGAACCCGTGGAAATCCCCTACGAGGGAACGACATTGCCCGGCTACTTCTACAAGGTCGACGACTCCGACGAACCGCGACCCACCCTCATCTTTCACGGCGGATACGACTCCAGCATCGAAGAGCTCTTCTATTTCGGTGGCGCGCCGGCCATCAGGCGGGGCTACAACTGCCTGACCTTCGATGGCCCCGGTCAAGGTGCGCCCCTTCGTGAGCAGAAGCTGGTCTTTCGCCATGACTGGGAGAATGTCGTCACCCCGGTCGTGGACTATGCCCTGACCCGCAAAGATGTCGACGGGGATCGTCTGGCGCTCAAGGGCATGAGTCTGGGTGGATACCTCGCGGCACGCGCCGCGGCCTTCGAACCGAGGTTCAAGGCGGCGATCTTCTACGACGGGGTTTACAGCCTCTACGACAGCCTGCGCAGCGTCCTGTCGTCGGACGCCCTGGATGCCTTCGACGCTGAAGATGCGCCGCACTTCAACGACATCGCGGGCAAGGAGATTCAAAACAACACCCAGCTGCGGTGGGCGTTGGAGCAGGGGGTGTTCAGCTTCGGCTCGAGCTCCTTCTACGACTTCGTCGTTTCCACTCAGAAGATGACGTTGGACGGCGGTGTCGCAGAACGCATCATGTGTCCGTCTCTGGTGATGGAGGCCGACGGGGACCAGTTCTTCCGCGGGCAGCCACAACGCGTGTTCGATGCGCTGCAGTCGCCTAGGACATTCGCTCGATTCACCGCCGAGGACGGTGCCGAGAACCATTGCCAGTCGGGCGCATTGGCCTTCAAGGACGAAGTGGTGTTCAACTGGCTCGACGACACACTACAGGGCAACCAATAG
- a CDS encoding carboxymuconolactone decarboxylase family protein, producing the protein MTEPDSTLGGRLPLIDPRTLTGDRRDLYETMRSTLIPWAESNGFRGMTDDGKLIGPFNPYLYSTGITPGFLAWMQADSAHTTLDKQTHEVVILTVGAVWQAPYELYAHSAVARHVGLPEAAIEGLCRGETPTELTPGQLLAHKFARQLTREYKVDEQLYREAEDHFGSATLVDLVYLVGLYLLTCALLNAFEIPKPRST; encoded by the coding sequence ATGACCGAACCAGATTCGACGCTCGGCGGACGCCTGCCCTTGATCGACCCACGGACGTTGACCGGCGATCGACGAGACCTCTATGAGACGATGCGCTCGACCTTGATTCCTTGGGCTGAATCGAACGGCTTCCGGGGAATGACCGACGACGGGAAGCTCATCGGCCCGTTCAATCCCTACCTGTACAGCACGGGCATCACACCCGGGTTCCTGGCCTGGATGCAGGCCGACTCGGCCCACACCACGCTGGACAAGCAGACCCATGAAGTGGTGATCCTCACCGTGGGAGCGGTGTGGCAAGCGCCCTACGAGCTGTATGCCCATTCCGCGGTCGCGCGGCACGTCGGACTCCCCGAAGCTGCCATCGAGGGACTATGCCGCGGTGAGACCCCCACCGAGCTGACCCCAGGGCAGCTACTGGCGCACAAATTCGCTCGACAACTCACCCGCGAATACAAGGTCGACGAGCAGCTCTACCGCGAAGCCGAAGACCACTTCGGCTCCGCCACGCTGGTCGACCTGGTCTACCTCGTCGGCTTGTACCTCCTGACCTGTGCGCTACTGAACGCCTTCGAAATTCCGAAACCCCGCTCGACGTAA
- a CDS encoding MBL fold metallo-hydrolase yields MAPKIVIEHTTFGMMGPLVHTSTTSMSIHCVIFHIGDRVILLDTGFGTQEMQDPQRLLGEDALFRLGILIDPRLTALHRLQSRGIEVDQVTDIVLTHLDNDHVGGLHDFPNALVHVAAEELHAYDGTQQRGPYKPYQVSHETRFQTYGPTDERWFGLPARSIDLPGVLDAKFIPLPGHTVGHCGVAYRENGTWSLHCGDAYFDHKMNFLAQPPGLPLEVAFQTDFGNRVATLAKLRELRLAHAEEIQMFCAHDQSEFLSWTTDRGQPDLLTQYRD; encoded by the coding sequence ATGGCACCCAAGATCGTCATCGAGCACACCACCTTCGGGATGATGGGGCCGCTGGTGCACACATCGACGACGTCGATGTCCATCCACTGTGTCATCTTCCACATCGGTGACCGCGTGATCCTGCTCGACACGGGTTTCGGCACCCAAGAGATGCAGGACCCGCAACGTCTCCTCGGGGAGGATGCGCTTTTCAGGTTGGGCATCCTCATCGACCCACGCCTGACTGCCTTGCACCGGCTGCAATCCCGCGGCATCGAAGTTGATCAGGTGACCGATATCGTCCTCACCCACCTCGACAACGACCACGTGGGTGGTTTGCACGACTTTCCCAACGCGCTCGTTCATGTCGCCGCGGAGGAACTGCACGCCTACGACGGCACGCAGCAGCGCGGGCCGTACAAGCCGTACCAGGTGTCGCACGAAACGCGATTCCAGACCTACGGACCGACCGACGAACGATGGTTCGGCCTGCCTGCGCGCAGCATCGATCTGCCCGGCGTCCTCGACGCGAAGTTCATCCCGCTACCGGGTCACACAGTGGGGCATTGTGGTGTCGCGTACCGGGAGAACGGCACGTGGTCCTTGCACTGCGGCGACGCCTATTTCGATCACAAGATGAACTTCCTCGCCCAACCACCGGGGCTCCCGCTGGAAGTGGCCTTTCAGACCGACTTCGGCAACCGGGTTGCGACTCTGGCGAAGCTACGCGAGTTACGGCTGGCCCACGCTGAGGAGATCCAGATGTTCTGTGCGCATGACCAGAGCGAGTTCCTCAGCTGGACCACCGACCGCGGCCAGCCCGATCTCTTGACTCAGTATCGGGACTGA
- a CDS encoding AAA family ATPase — MISRVHRAVGRDAERRRIKQVIDGAQHGTAGVLVVQGEAGIGKTTLLNDAAVAAADFALLRVQGAEFEAGMPYSVLHQLCSPRLALLPTLPDPRRRALEVAFGLRAGPAPDRFLLGLGLADLLSAVAPTLCLVDDAQWIDLESSEALAVAARHLSTEAVAVLVAVRAESPNCVPFRGLPVLRLGKLSNADSWLVLSASLPAPLDIQVRDQILAESDGNPLALTELSQVAGPTGMAGGFGLPATVSAPERVEHLYRDRLATLPESSRTIVLIAAADPTGDPALQWRAAAAIGLDWSANLPAVDSGLIDIGTRVRFRHPLVRSAVYQSAEPAERRLAHAALAQATDESAEPDRFVWHRARSVVPPDEVVSADLERAAERARARGGAAAAAAFLERAVAMTADCRRRYELALQATTARHAAGDLSGALALLASAELNATNDTERAWTAMKRAEVGFDHRHDIEHARMLWAAAEELGRHDAKAASAAYLQALVALCLSEGLDGYQLGCEVAQAVHSGQNTRGGRLGIADSVLQALTTAMKSGRAQAVPVARTAVAMIRDSDDQGGYNLVWAWIVCCLSWDDDSWLTIVDRHVAALRAAGRLAEMNDALNYRAMAHLHTGELDQAQTLLDEAEALRAVTGAADRHYVELALAAWRGDLKVVDRLCNEHLKVAADHREARAVASATYASVMGYNSTGRYDLALEAAEVYLGHDMLCFHVYIPQELLEAAAHTGRLDLANRLLGQIAEHAVAAGTSWSLGIERRCRALITNASGAEELFVESAKYLTASRAPLQLARTELLFGEWLRRRQRRSEARPHLRDAFTVFSEAGAEQFAVRAARELRASGEVPRRAASGIGNLTAQELAIARSVAAGATSKEVAAELVLSPRTVDAHLRHIFGKLGVTSRRQIRGAMAHLTGSGDN, encoded by the coding sequence GTGATTTCCAGAGTGCACCGCGCCGTCGGCCGAGACGCCGAGAGGCGCAGGATCAAGCAGGTCATCGACGGGGCACAACATGGCACCGCTGGAGTGTTGGTGGTGCAGGGCGAGGCGGGAATCGGCAAGACCACGCTCCTGAACGACGCGGCGGTAGCGGCGGCGGATTTCGCGCTTCTGCGTGTGCAGGGAGCTGAATTCGAGGCAGGGATGCCGTATTCGGTGTTGCATCAACTATGTTCGCCACGGCTGGCGTTGTTACCCACGCTGCCGGATCCGCGCCGGCGGGCGCTGGAGGTCGCCTTCGGTCTGCGGGCGGGTCCGGCACCGGATCGATTCCTGCTAGGGCTCGGCTTGGCGGATTTGCTGTCGGCTGTTGCTCCGACACTGTGTCTGGTCGACGATGCGCAGTGGATCGATCTGGAGAGTTCCGAAGCGCTGGCCGTGGCCGCGCGCCACTTGTCAACGGAGGCAGTGGCGGTACTGGTGGCCGTGAGGGCCGAGTCCCCCAATTGCGTGCCGTTTCGCGGTCTGCCCGTATTGCGCCTGGGCAAGCTGTCGAACGCGGACTCCTGGCTGGTGCTGTCGGCGTCCTTACCCGCCCCGTTGGACATCCAGGTACGGGATCAGATCCTCGCCGAATCCGATGGGAATCCGCTGGCGCTAACGGAACTGAGCCAGGTGGCCGGCCCGACGGGAATGGCGGGCGGGTTTGGGCTACCGGCGACGGTCTCGGCACCCGAGCGTGTCGAGCACCTCTATCGCGACCGCTTGGCGACCCTGCCCGAGTCTTCGCGGACGATCGTCCTCATTGCCGCGGCTGATCCCACCGGTGATCCCGCGTTGCAATGGCGGGCGGCCGCGGCGATTGGTTTGGATTGGTCAGCGAACCTGCCAGCGGTCGATTCCGGTCTGATTGACATCGGTACGCGGGTGCGCTTCCGTCATCCGCTGGTGCGCTCTGCGGTGTACCAGTCCGCCGAACCGGCCGAGCGCCGGCTCGCGCACGCTGCCTTGGCCCAAGCCACCGACGAGAGCGCCGAACCGGACCGCTTCGTCTGGCACCGGGCTCGGTCCGTGGTTCCGCCCGACGAGGTCGTATCGGCAGACTTGGAGCGTGCTGCTGAACGGGCCCGGGCAAGAGGCGGCGCCGCGGCCGCAGCCGCGTTTCTCGAGCGTGCGGTGGCAATGACAGCCGACTGCCGGCGACGCTACGAGCTGGCGTTGCAGGCGACCACCGCCAGGCACGCGGCCGGCGATCTGTCCGGCGCATTGGCATTGCTTGCCTCAGCTGAATTGAACGCCACCAACGACACCGAGCGTGCCTGGACGGCAATGAAGCGCGCCGAAGTCGGCTTCGACCACCGGCATGACATCGAGCACGCGAGAATGCTCTGGGCTGCAGCCGAAGAGCTTGGACGGCATGATGCCAAGGCAGCTTCAGCGGCCTACTTGCAGGCGCTGGTCGCGTTGTGTCTGAGCGAGGGGCTGGATGGCTACCAGCTGGGGTGCGAAGTCGCCCAAGCCGTTCACAGCGGGCAGAACACGCGGGGTGGGCGCCTCGGCATCGCCGATTCGGTGCTGCAGGCACTCACGACCGCAATGAAATCGGGTCGGGCGCAGGCGGTCCCAGTAGCGCGCACAGCGGTAGCCATGATTCGGGACTCCGACGACCAGGGCGGTTACAACCTGGTCTGGGCGTGGATAGTCTGTTGCTTGTCGTGGGACGACGATTCGTGGCTCACCATCGTTGACCGCCACGTGGCGGCGCTGCGCGCCGCCGGACGGCTCGCCGAGATGAATGACGCCCTGAACTACCGTGCGATGGCCCACCTACATACCGGTGAGTTGGACCAGGCACAGACTCTGCTCGACGAAGCGGAAGCGCTCCGCGCGGTTACCGGGGCAGCCGACCGCCACTACGTCGAACTGGCGCTTGCCGCCTGGCGGGGCGATCTCAAGGTGGTGGACAGGCTGTGCAACGAACACCTGAAAGTGGCAGCCGACCACCGCGAGGCGCGTGCGGTAGCCAGTGCGACCTACGCGAGTGTGATGGGGTACAACAGCACCGGCCGCTACGACTTGGCACTCGAAGCCGCCGAGGTGTACCTCGGCCACGACATGCTGTGCTTCCACGTTTACATACCGCAGGAACTTCTCGAAGCGGCAGCGCACACGGGGCGCCTCGATCTCGCGAATCGTCTGCTGGGCCAAATCGCCGAACACGCTGTGGCCGCGGGCACGTCGTGGTCCTTGGGAATCGAACGCCGTTGTCGCGCCCTGATCACCAACGCTTCCGGAGCCGAGGAATTGTTCGTGGAATCCGCGAAGTACCTCACCGCTAGCCGCGCGCCGCTACAGCTGGCACGCACTGAACTGCTTTTCGGTGAGTGGCTACGGCGCCGTCAGCGTCGTTCCGAAGCGCGGCCGCACCTGCGGGACGCGTTCACCGTGTTCTCCGAAGCTGGAGCCGAGCAGTTCGCAGTCCGCGCCGCCCGCGAACTGCGCGCCAGTGGCGAGGTCCCCCGGAGAGCGGCATCAGGCATCGGCAATCTGACGGCACAGGAACTCGCGATTGCGCGATCGGTCGCCGCGGGGGCGACGTCGAAGGAAGTCGCCGCCGAGCTCGTACTCAGTCCCCGGACGGTGGATGCCCACCTGCGCCACATCTTTGGCAAACTCGGGGTCACATCGCGACGACAGATCCGCGGTGCCATGGCGCACCTGACCGGTAGTGGCGACAACTGA
- a CDS encoding MspA family porin — protein MGAALNGLRVQANERVAVFGTGSAGIDHVFEVTARPEMLSKGTSMTIRFTHAVGDIRCGTRRRVTLTGPLFAVVSIAVACSGIGLARAEVSQMAPHSRDRTTADGWSLSVSLSGEAINVVPNLAGAQNSREAFVTLSAQANIDGASTNPITAASFVAGYQVGCQIDVSQGLQIGGTGLLAGSLSADVGAAPGVQLGGTDSLGGYLQTNLQPGVITSLPMGNMVLARNLGRLDLQDVHLKVDACGGPVTVRSYATMAVATDVEQTQLSVYGDPFVVN, from the coding sequence GTGGGTGCGGCACTCAACGGTCTGCGCGTACAAGCCAACGAGAGGGTCGCGGTTTTCGGCACCGGCAGCGCGGGAATTGATCACGTCTTCGAGGTCACCGCGCGTCCCGAGATGCTCTCGAAAGGCACATCTATGACGATCCGGTTCACCCATGCGGTCGGTGACATTCGTTGCGGCACTCGGCGTCGCGTGACGCTGACTGGTCCGCTCTTCGCGGTGGTGTCGATCGCCGTGGCCTGCTCGGGCATCGGCCTGGCGCGTGCGGAGGTATCACAAATGGCACCGCATTCGAGGGACCGGACGACAGCGGACGGATGGAGTCTGTCGGTCTCTCTGTCAGGAGAGGCGATCAACGTCGTACCCAATCTCGCCGGGGCGCAGAACTCTCGTGAAGCATTCGTGACGTTGTCGGCACAGGCCAACATCGACGGTGCGAGCACCAACCCGATCACCGCCGCCAGTTTCGTCGCCGGCTACCAGGTTGGCTGTCAGATCGACGTGTCCCAGGGATTGCAGATCGGGGGCACCGGGCTGCTCGCTGGTTCTCTCAGCGCAGATGTCGGCGCGGCGCCGGGTGTGCAACTCGGCGGCACCGATTCGCTGGGAGGATACCTGCAGACCAACCTGCAACCTGGTGTGATCACCTCACTGCCGATGGGCAACATGGTTTTGGCCAGGAATCTCGGTCGTCTCGACCTGCAGGATGTGCACCTGAAGGTGGATGCGTGCGGAGGGCCGGTGACAGTGCGTTCCTACGCGACGATGGCGGTGGCCACCGATGTCGAACAGACGCAATTGTCGGTCTACGGCGACCCGTTCGTGGTGAACTGA
- a CDS encoding MBL fold metallo-hydrolase: MSEDVVVAPEPPSPVGAVYVQPSAERALRPGERIARLFNLNETRPYVLQRLTERTYWFQAGHYATTFFVGDEGVLTFDPLHERTERLLTAISSVTDLPIKTIVYSHDHRDHIGEAGVIMKAMAERGESVEIVTSQATAEKQLWRRSKLPGPDKVLAWPQASFTFEDLHLELHGFERAAHCDDSSAYLLVEEKVLHAADHSNPDELPFWKFSANENFLYFEANLRQTEQLDWVYENGGHGNVGYKEERAFYYEYIRDLTEAVDFAMGRITFDTARAELAGRPYLNSHTAFHTTWTRMVADAAVDTMRAKYGPFYGFEYGTWSNAEQIVWARFAYGSWD; this comes from the coding sequence GTGAGTGAAGATGTCGTGGTTGCGCCGGAGCCACCGTCGCCGGTAGGTGCTGTCTACGTACAACCCTCCGCCGAACGGGCACTACGGCCCGGCGAACGAATTGCACGTCTGTTCAACCTCAACGAAACGCGGCCTTATGTGCTGCAGCGCCTGACCGAGCGGACCTACTGGTTTCAAGCAGGGCATTACGCGACCACATTCTTCGTCGGAGACGAAGGCGTGCTGACATTCGATCCGCTGCACGAACGCACCGAACGACTGCTGACAGCGATCTCGTCGGTGACCGACCTGCCGATCAAGACCATCGTCTACTCCCATGACCACCGCGATCACATCGGTGAGGCCGGCGTCATCATGAAGGCGATGGCCGAGCGTGGTGAATCCGTCGAGATCGTCACCTCGCAGGCGACCGCCGAGAAACAACTGTGGCGTCGGAGCAAATTGCCTGGCCCCGACAAGGTTCTGGCCTGGCCGCAGGCCAGCTTCACGTTCGAGGACCTGCACCTCGAACTGCACGGCTTCGAGCGCGCCGCCCACTGCGACGACAGCTCGGCGTACCTCCTGGTCGAGGAGAAGGTCTTGCACGCCGCCGACCACTCGAACCCCGACGAACTGCCCTTCTGGAAGTTCTCCGCCAATGAGAACTTCCTTTACTTCGAGGCCAACCTACGCCAGACCGAGCAGCTGGACTGGGTCTATGAGAACGGTGGCCACGGCAACGTCGGCTACAAAGAAGAGCGCGCCTTCTACTACGAATACATTCGCGATCTGACCGAGGCGGTAGATTTCGCGATGGGACGGATCACCTTCGACACCGCGCGAGCCGAACTTGCCGGACGACCATACTTGAACTCCCACACCGCATTCCACACGACATGGACCCGCATGGTTGCCGACGCCGCGGTGGACACGATGCGCGCGAAGTATGGACCGTTCTACGGGTTCGAATACGGTACCTGGAGCAACGCCGAGCAGATCGTCTGGGCGCGCTTCGCCTACGGGTCCTGGGACTGA
- a CDS encoding methyltransferase: MVYEDDGIDHRQHVYRLIMAAWGSQAIRALADCSIAEHLKTEALTAQQIAERERVDASMLYRLLRVGVSMGLLNHDTDSGTFLSTAMLQMLHEDAPDSLKHYAKAAIGPAFWLPAVRTPQAIATGRNQAVEALGTSVFDYFGQHPEEARVFTAAMTDLSTPVIREAVSAIDVENASYAIDVGGADGTFVSELLERHPELTGAVLDLPHVIPSVVDNAKRRGISHRMAGIGGDFLESVPSADIYLLKFVLHDWDDRTCITLLGNIRRAMNPSARLFIVEMVHGYDVAALDTALMDMAMLFSNTGKERDVSEFESLLSEAGLCPVTVRPLRGSYHVIEATADQGD, encoded by the coding sequence GTGGTCTACGAGGATGACGGCATCGATCATCGTCAGCACGTCTACCGGTTGATCATGGCGGCGTGGGGAAGTCAGGCCATCCGCGCACTAGCTGACTGCTCGATAGCCGAGCACCTGAAGACGGAAGCGCTCACTGCTCAACAGATCGCCGAACGTGAACGAGTCGACGCGTCAATGCTTTACCGGCTGCTGCGCGTCGGCGTGTCAATGGGGCTGCTGAATCACGACACGGACAGTGGGACGTTTCTGTCGACCGCGATGCTTCAGATGCTGCACGAAGACGCTCCCGATTCACTCAAGCACTATGCCAAGGCCGCAATAGGCCCGGCTTTCTGGCTTCCCGCCGTACGCACGCCGCAGGCCATCGCAACGGGCAGGAACCAGGCAGTCGAGGCACTGGGCACGAGTGTGTTCGACTACTTCGGACAGCACCCAGAGGAAGCACGCGTGTTCACCGCAGCGATGACCGACCTCTCGACACCGGTCATCCGTGAGGCCGTCTCAGCCATCGACGTCGAAAACGCCAGCTACGCAATCGACGTGGGTGGAGCTGACGGCACCTTCGTCAGCGAACTGCTCGAACGACACCCAGAGTTGACCGGGGCGGTGCTCGACCTCCCTCACGTCATACCCAGCGTCGTCGACAACGCCAAACGCCGAGGCATCAGCCATCGGATGGCGGGGATCGGCGGCGACTTTCTCGAGTCGGTACCGTCGGCGGACATATACCTCCTCAAGTTCGTCTTGCACGACTGGGATGACCGAACATGCATCACGTTGCTCGGCAACATCCGGCGGGCGATGAACCCGAGCGCCCGGTTGTTCATCGTCGAGATGGTCCACGGCTACGACGTGGCAGCCCTGGATACCGCCCTCATGGACATGGCGATGCTGTTCTCGAACACCGGGAAGGAACGAGATGTTTCCGAGTTCGAATCCCTTCTTTCCGAGGCTGGCCTGTGTCCGGTAACCGTCAGGCCCCTGCGCGGCAGTTACCACGTCATCGAGGCAACGGCAGACCAAGGCGACTAG
- a CDS encoding NAD(P)-dependent alcohol dehydrogenase, whose translation MRIRAAVAESPGAPMTIEDVELDDQLRDKELLVRVVACAICKADLLVRDKRVPFPLPAVLGHEGVGVVERVGANVDTVNVGDHVIMTFPNDGTCGHCLGGQPRWCDAGERLMWGGTRFDGSESALKRNGKALGGHMFQQSAFATHVIAIEHNVVVVASGLPLEQYVIGCGVMTGAGGVLNTLKPNADSTIAVFGAGGVGASAILAAKMSGCRQIIAVEPYENRRDIALELGATHSIDSRDHDVAEQIRRITGGGADFALCCAPDEKVLSPALGALAAGGTVGVIGDPGVGIDASFEISTIIGVGKTIHGINGGESVARNFLPRLIDAHQRGLFPFDRILKQYAFDDINTAISDMEAGTVIKPVLVM comes from the coding sequence ATGCGCATTAGGGCCGCTGTCGCCGAATCCCCTGGCGCGCCGATGACGATCGAGGACGTCGAACTCGACGACCAGCTCAGGGATAAGGAACTGCTGGTAAGGGTGGTTGCGTGTGCTATCTGCAAGGCAGACCTCCTGGTCCGCGACAAGCGCGTGCCTTTCCCGCTGCCCGCTGTCCTCGGCCACGAAGGCGTGGGCGTGGTCGAACGCGTGGGCGCCAATGTCGACACCGTGAACGTCGGGGACCACGTCATCATGACCTTCCCCAATGACGGGACCTGTGGCCACTGTCTGGGCGGGCAGCCCCGATGGTGCGACGCCGGTGAGCGGCTGATGTGGGGCGGCACCCGGTTCGACGGGTCGGAATCTGCGCTGAAGCGCAACGGAAAGGCCCTCGGCGGCCACATGTTTCAGCAATCGGCATTCGCCACCCACGTCATCGCGATCGAACACAACGTAGTAGTGGTCGCGTCTGGTCTTCCGTTGGAGCAGTACGTCATCGGCTGTGGCGTCATGACCGGCGCGGGAGGCGTGCTCAATACGCTCAAACCGAACGCCGATTCGACCATCGCGGTGTTCGGCGCCGGCGGTGTCGGAGCATCGGCGATATTGGCCGCCAAGATGTCGGGGTGCCGTCAGATCATCGCCGTCGAGCCGTACGAGAACCGGCGCGACATCGCCCTCGAACTCGGTGCGACGCACAGCATCGACTCCCGCGATCACGACGTGGCCGAGCAGATTCGACGGATCACCGGTGGCGGTGCCGACTTCGCCCTGTGTTGCGCACCCGACGAGAAGGTACTGTCGCCCGCCCTCGGGGCGCTCGCGGCGGGCGGCACCGTCGGGGTGATCGGCGATCCCGGGGTCGGCATTGACGCGTCCTTCGAGATTTCGACCATCATCGGGGTTGGCAAGACGATCCATGGGATCAACGGCGGTGAATCGGTGGCACGGAACTTCCTGCCGCGGTTGATCGATGCCCACCAGCGCGGATTGTTCCCCTTCGACCGCATCCTGAAGCAATACGCCTTCGACGATATCAACACCGCGATCAGCGACATGGAAGCGGGAACCGTGATCAAGCCCGTCCTGGTGATGTGA
- a CDS encoding LysR substrate-binding domain-containing protein, giving the protein MELRHLRYFAAVAEELHFGRAAARLYVTQSNLSVQIRQLEAEVGGPLFVRTSRAVELTESGRLLYAEARRALQQAERALHVARQSVLGEAGSIRIGFSGVAVFSGLLPADLRTFHDAHPHVDVELHELPPAAVVSDLHRGAIDLGYTPDLDPALSAGLAQVHRTRIRMAAALRDDHPLAGRTSISRAALVDEVLIMPGTHSGDATLADRVRSPKGVGTDRIRLVGSTLGVLALAAAGTGVAIVPADTERLLVNGLVYRPIPDLDGPELMVLTRPGETLGTVCAFLSRLPGA; this is encoded by the coding sequence GTGGAGTTGCGCCATCTCAGATACTTCGCCGCCGTCGCCGAAGAGCTGCACTTCGGCCGCGCGGCGGCCCGGCTGTACGTGACGCAGTCCAACCTCAGCGTTCAGATCCGCCAACTCGAGGCCGAGGTGGGAGGACCACTGTTCGTGCGCACCAGCCGGGCAGTCGAACTGACCGAGTCGGGTCGGCTGCTCTACGCGGAGGCGCGGCGCGCTCTGCAGCAGGCCGAGCGCGCCCTGCACGTCGCCAGGCAGTCGGTCCTGGGGGAAGCGGGATCGATCAGAATCGGCTTCTCCGGTGTCGCGGTGTTCAGCGGGTTACTTCCTGCCGATCTGCGGACTTTTCACGACGCACACCCGCACGTCGACGTCGAACTCCACGAATTGCCGCCTGCGGCAGTCGTATCCGACCTTCACCGGGGAGCGATCGATTTGGGATACACCCCGGATCTCGACCCCGCGCTGTCCGCCGGTTTGGCGCAGGTCCACCGCACCCGCATCCGCATGGCCGCGGCTCTGCGCGATGACCACCCGCTGGCCGGGCGAACCTCGATCAGTCGGGCCGCACTCGTCGACGAGGTTCTGATCATGCCCGGCACGCACTCGGGCGACGCCACGCTCGCCGACCGGGTCCGTTCGCCGAAGGGCGTCGGGACTGACCGGATACGGCTTGTCGGATCGACGCTCGGTGTGCTTGCCCTCGCCGCGGCAGGCACAGGGGTGGCCATCGTGCCGGCCGACACGGAGCGTCTCTTGGTGAACGGCCTCGTCTACCGCCCGATCCCCGACCTCGACGGACCGGAGCTGATGGTGCTCACCCGCCCCGGCGAGACCCTCGGTACGGTCTGCGCCTTTCTCAGCCGGTTGCCGGGTGCGTGA